One window of Phoenix dactylifera cultivar Barhee BC4 chromosome 5, palm_55x_up_171113_PBpolish2nd_filt_p, whole genome shotgun sequence genomic DNA carries:
- the LOC103711147 gene encoding protein IQ-DOMAIN 1-like: protein MGRAARWFRGLFGGKKADSGGEPRAEKKRWGFVKSFREKGHHHEQREGGPPPRVEAAATVLEERKGSYREVPRPYAPAEVVDADADEQNKRAIAVAAATAAVAEAAVAAAQAAAAVVRLTSSGRSVAGFAAGAGKQEQWAAVRIQAAFRGYLARRALRALKGLVKLQALVRGNIVRKQAAETLRCMQALVRVQGRTRACRALRSEMTRSGKSFRTHAGPPTPEKYEQDVRPSGSRSDRSCTLKRSSSKPASVDAVDSERTHSSGWNWLDRWMEERYWDSREAAAKAGAAMDDDKNARILEVDPGKPQFNPKRRGSHLQSSCSTLASDQNSRSFATVPDSPSKVSTTAQLSIPSPSSVDMRQSLSPPRFHLPEPGDFGESPLFYSAASRPGSSRRGSFTPSNSECARSLFSGYLDYPNYMANTESSRAKVRSHSAPRQRPEFDKSGSTKRLSGQGFAQQHSGTSAQRPSSLHAKFANKAYPGSGRLDRLGMPIRM from the exons ATGGGGAGGGCGGCGCGGTGGTTCCGGGGACTTTTTGGCGGCAAGAAAGCGGATTCCGGCGGAGAACCGCGGGCGGAGAAGAAGAGATGGGGCTTCGTCAAGTCGTTCCGGGAGAAAGGCCACCACCACGAGCAGCGGGAGGGAGGGCCGCCACCGCGAGTGGAGGCGGCAGCGACGGTTCTGGAGGAGCGGAAGGGGTCGTATAGGGAGGTGCCGCGGCCGTACGCGCCGGCGGAGGTGGTGGATGCGGATGCGGACGAGCAGAACAAGCGGGCCATTGCGGTCGCCGCAGCGACCGCGGCGGTGGCGGAAGCGGCCGTGGCCGCCGCGCAGGCGGCTGCCGCGGTGGTGCGGCTGACGAGCAGCGGGCGGAGCGTCGCCGGATTCGCCGCTGGCGCCGGGAAGCAGGAGCAGTGGGCGGCTGTTAGAATCCAGGCAGCATTCCGGGGTTATCTG GCGAGGAGGGCGTTGAGGGCGCTGAAAGGGTTGGTGAAGCTGCAGGCATTGGTCAGGGGCAACATTGTGAGGAAGCAGGCGGCCGAGACGCTGCGATGCATGCAGGCGTTGGTGAGAGTCCAGGGCCGGACCCGGGCTTGCCGAGCCCTCCGGTCGGAGATGACCAGGTCTGGCAAAAGCTTCCGCACTCATGCT GGCCCTCCAACACCGGAGAAGTACGAACAAGACGTTCGACCAAGTGGTTCAAGATCTGATCGGTCTTGCACTCTCAAG AGGAGTTCTTCAAAGCCAGCCAGTGTCGATGCTGTAGATTCGGAAAGAACACACTCTTCTGGATGGAACTGGCTGGATCGGTGGATGGAGGAGCGTTACTGGGACAGCCGAGAAGCAGCTGCAAAGGCTGGAGCAGCAATGGATGATGACAAGAATGCTAGGATCTTGGAGGTTGACCCTGGAAAGCCACAATTTAaccccaagaggaggggcagcCATCTCCAGTCTTCATGCTCAACCCTGGCCTCTGATCAGAACAGCCGCAGCTTTGCCACTGTGCCTGATTCACCATCGAAGGTCTCGACAACTGCTCAGCTATCCATTCCCAGCCCATCCTCCGTCGACATGCGGCAATCTCTTAGCCCCCCGAGGTTCCACCTCCCCGAACCTGGTGACTTCGGTGAGAGCCCGCTGTTCTACTCTGCAGCATCTCGGCCCGGAAGCTCGAGGAGGGGGTCCTTCACTCCGTCGAACAGCGAGTGCGCTCGCAGCTTATTCAGCGGGTACTTGGATTACCCCAACTATATGGCAAACACGGAGTCATCGAGGGCGAAGGTGCGGTCTCACAGTGCACCGAGGCAGCGGCCCGAGTTCGACAAGTCAGGCTCGACCAAGAGGCTCTCGGGTCAGGGGTTCGCGCAGCAGCATTCGGGGACATCAGCCCAGAGGCCATCTTCCCTGCACGCCAAGTTCGCCAACAAGGCCTACCCGGGCTCCGGCCGGCTGGATAGATTGGGGATGCCCATTAGAATGTGA